A window from Primulina huaijiensis isolate GDHJ02 chromosome 13, ASM1229523v2, whole genome shotgun sequence encodes these proteins:
- the LOC140991555 gene encoding potassium transporter 6-like isoform X4, translated as MDGAVVNPVHVSHGFKKETWKHTILLAFQSLGVVYGRLSTAPLYVFGSIESKDIQSQNEIHELFSFIFWTLTIIPLMKYAFIVLRADDDGEVLSATSGLGRSLAKILVKFASSDETKDHLTKALKKYVPMPVACAILVCLFTLQRHGTDKIGRIFAPVVITWILFISCFGMYNIIQCDSQILHAISPIYMLRFIKKINIKHWKLLSSIVLCIAGSEAMFADLGHFSKRSIKVTFVCIVYPALLLTYAGQAAYISRHFGADDVFHLSESIPNRILQHAFAVLSIFASAIGSQATITAGFSIINQCQALDCFPRVKVVHTSEKIHGQVYVPDMNWIFMVLSIAITIGLHDISQLGKATGLAVTAGMLVTTFLMSLVITLYWEKNLSISACFLLFFGSIEAMYMVASLMGFFRGAWCLIILFFLFMTVMVSWHYGTVKKYEFDVENKVSIEWLTDYSPGLGVSRVPGIGFIYSDIELGIPAFFSHFITNLPAYHQVLIFVSLRSSPIPHISENRRYLIGRVGPREYKIYRCIVQYGYCDNVRDTDDFENQIIRSIGEFITRENYDYEALASSEGKMMDIGSPMEDGIALIPFKDNVSNFNSRDLVSSESRRNLLDIPSGSGHPPSQKKKVRFTMPPKSPEMQASVRQELEDIIDAREGGTAYILGQSHLIASQGSNFVKKFLIMVYVFLDKNSREPPVELNIPNAALLEVGTVYSI; from the exons AAAGAAACTTGGAAGCATACAATACTTTTGGCATTTCAAAGCCTTGGAGTGGTATATGGTCGCTTGAGCACTGCTCCCTTATATGTATTTGGATCGATAGAGTCAAAGGACATTCAATCCCAAAATGAGATACATGAGCTATTCTCATTTATTTTCTGGACTTTAACCATCATTCCCTTGATGAAATATGCTTTTATTGTACTGAGAGCTGATGATGATGGAGAAG TACTGTCAGCCACATCAGGTCTTGGAAGATCACTCGCAAAAATTTTAGTTAAAT TTGCATCTTCAGATGAAACAAAAGATCACCTGACAAAGGccttgaagaaat ATGTCCCGATGCCTGTAGCATGTGCCATTTTGGTCTGCCTTTTTACTTTGCAGCGCCATGGGACCGACAAAATTGGACGTATATTTGCCCCAGTTGTCATTACATGGATTTTGTTCATCAGTTGCTTTGGCATGTACAACATTATTCAGTGCGACAGTCAAATTCTTCATGCAATTTCGCCAATATACATGCTCAGGTTCATCAAGAAAATTAACATCAAACACTGGAAACTACTAAGCAGCATAGTCTTATGCATTGCAG GATCAGAAGCAATGTTTGCAGATTTAGGCCATTTTTCCAAGAGATCTATTAAG GTTACATTTGTCTGCATTGTGTATCCAGCTCTTTTGCTAACTTATGCTGGACAGGCTGCATACATCTCCAGACATTTTGGAGCCGATGACGTTTTTCATCTCAGTGAATCTATACCTAACA GGATTCTCCAGCATGCATTTGCAGTGTTATCGATATTTGCTTCGGCAATAGGAAGCCAAGCAACCATTACAGCAGGGTTCTCCATCATAAACCAGTGCCAGGCACTTGACTGTTTTCCTAGAGTTAAAGTTGTCCATACATCAGAAAAAATACATGGACAGGTTTATGTTCCAGATATGAACTGGATTTTTATGGTTTTGAGCATAGCAATCACCATTGGATTGCACGATATCTCACAACTTGGAAAAGCAACAG GTTTGGCTGTTACTGCCGGGATGCTAGTAACGACTTTTTTAATGTCTCTTGTAATCACATTGTACTGGGAGAAGAACCTGTCCATATCAGCTTGTTTTTTGCTTTTCTTTGGTTCTATTGAGGCCATGTACATGGTGGCAAGTTTGATGGGTTTTTTCCGTGGCGCATGGTGTTTGATCatcttattttttcttttcatgacCGTCATGGTTTCTTGGCACTATGGCACTGTAAAGAAATATGAGTTTGACGTAGAGAACAAGGTGTCTATTGAGTGGCTAACAGATTATAGCCCTGGTCTTGGAGTTTCCCGGGTACCTGGCATTGGCTTCATATACTCCGACATTGAACTGGGAATCCCTGCTTTTTTTTCCCACTTCATCACAAACCTCCCTGCCTACCACCAGGTGCTGATTTTCGTCTCTCTTAGGAGTTCACCGATACCTCACATTTCTGAAAACAGGAGGTACCTTATAGGCAGGGTCGGTCCCAGAGAATACAAGATCTATCGTTGCATAGTCCAGTATGGATACTGCGATAACGTTCGAGATACAGATGATTTTGAGAACCAGATAATCCGCTCGATCGGTGAATTTATCACGAGGGAGAATTATGATTATGAAGCTTTGGCTTCTTCTGAAGGAAAGATGATGGATATTGGAAGTCCAATGGAGGATGGTATTGCACTGATCCCGTTTAAAGACAATGTCTCAAATTTCAATTCACGAGATCTTGTTTCGAGTGAATCTCGGAGGAATCTGTTGGATATTCCATCAGGAAGTGGTCATCCTCCGTCCCAGAAAAAGAAAGTTCGATTCACGATGCCTCCAAAAAGCCCTGAAATGCAAGCATCTGTGAGACAGGAACTTGAAGACATCATAGATGCAAGGGAGGGTGGCACAGCTTATATCTTAGGACAATCACATCTGATAGCAAGCCAGGGCTCAAATTTTGTCAAGAAATTCTTGATCATGGTTTATGTGTTTCTCGACAAGAATAGTCGAGAACCTCCGGTCGAGTTGAATATACCAAATGCTGCTCTTTTAGAGGTTGGTACAGTTTATTCTATATGA
- the LOC140991555 gene encoding potassium transporter 25-like isoform X1, whose product MDGAVVNPVHVSHGFKKETWKHTILLAFQSLGVVYGRLSTAPLYVFGSIESKDIQSQNEIHELFSFIFWTLTIIPLMKYAFIVLRADDDGEGGPFSLYSLLCRHAKVGLIPCNKTSSKIDDNEAENPSLIKLESKARRAIEKHKSTHYLLLFVALLGACMIISDAALTPAISVLSATSGLGRSLAKILVKFASSDETKDHLTKALKKYVPMPVACAILVCLFTLQRHGTDKIGRIFAPVVITWILFISCFGMYNIIQCDSQILHAISPIYMLRFIKKINIKHWKLLSSIVLCIAGSEAMFADLGHFSKRSIKVTFVCIVYPALLLTYAGQAAYISRHFGADDVFHLSESIPNRILQHAFAVLSIFASAIGSQATITAGFSIINQCQALDCFPRVKVVHTSEKIHGQVYVPDMNWIFMVLSIAITIGLHDISQLGKATGLAVTAGMLVTTFLMSLVITLYWEKNLSISACFLLFFGSIEAMYMVASLMGFFRGAWCLIILFFLFMTVMVSWHYGTVKKYEFDVENKVSIEWLTDYSPGLGVSRVPGIGFIYSDIELGIPAFFSHFITNLPAYHQVLIFVSLRSSPIPHISENRRYLIGRVGPREYKIYRCIVQYGYCDNVRDTDDFENQIIRSIGEFITRENYDYEALASSEGKMMDIGSPMEDGIALIPFKDNVSNFNSRDLVSSESRRNLLDIPSGSGHPPSQKKKVRFTMPPKSPEMQASVRQELEDIIDAREGGTAYILGQSHLIASQGSNFVKKFLIMVYVFLDKNSREPPVELNIPNAALLEVGTVYSI is encoded by the exons AAAGAAACTTGGAAGCATACAATACTTTTGGCATTTCAAAGCCTTGGAGTGGTATATGGTCGCTTGAGCACTGCTCCCTTATATGTATTTGGATCGATAGAGTCAAAGGACATTCAATCCCAAAATGAGATACATGAGCTATTCTCATTTATTTTCTGGACTTTAACCATCATTCCCTTGATGAAATATGCTTTTATTGTACTGAGAGCTGATGATGATGGAGAAG GTGGTCCATTTTCTTTATATTCCCTACTCTGTAGACATGCCAAGGTGGGGCTAATACCATGTAATAAAACATCAAGCAAGATTGATGATAATGAAGCAGAAAATCCATCTCTGATCAAACTGGAATCCAAAGCTAGAAGAGCTATAGAAAAACATAAAAGCACACATTATTTACTGTTATTTGTGGCTTTGCTTGGGGCATGCATGATTATTAGTGATGCAGCTCTTACCCCAGCAATTTCTG TACTGTCAGCCACATCAGGTCTTGGAAGATCACTCGCAAAAATTTTAGTTAAAT TTGCATCTTCAGATGAAACAAAAGATCACCTGACAAAGGccttgaagaaat ATGTCCCGATGCCTGTAGCATGTGCCATTTTGGTCTGCCTTTTTACTTTGCAGCGCCATGGGACCGACAAAATTGGACGTATATTTGCCCCAGTTGTCATTACATGGATTTTGTTCATCAGTTGCTTTGGCATGTACAACATTATTCAGTGCGACAGTCAAATTCTTCATGCAATTTCGCCAATATACATGCTCAGGTTCATCAAGAAAATTAACATCAAACACTGGAAACTACTAAGCAGCATAGTCTTATGCATTGCAG GATCAGAAGCAATGTTTGCAGATTTAGGCCATTTTTCCAAGAGATCTATTAAG GTTACATTTGTCTGCATTGTGTATCCAGCTCTTTTGCTAACTTATGCTGGACAGGCTGCATACATCTCCAGACATTTTGGAGCCGATGACGTTTTTCATCTCAGTGAATCTATACCTAACA GGATTCTCCAGCATGCATTTGCAGTGTTATCGATATTTGCTTCGGCAATAGGAAGCCAAGCAACCATTACAGCAGGGTTCTCCATCATAAACCAGTGCCAGGCACTTGACTGTTTTCCTAGAGTTAAAGTTGTCCATACATCAGAAAAAATACATGGACAGGTTTATGTTCCAGATATGAACTGGATTTTTATGGTTTTGAGCATAGCAATCACCATTGGATTGCACGATATCTCACAACTTGGAAAAGCAACAG GTTTGGCTGTTACTGCCGGGATGCTAGTAACGACTTTTTTAATGTCTCTTGTAATCACATTGTACTGGGAGAAGAACCTGTCCATATCAGCTTGTTTTTTGCTTTTCTTTGGTTCTATTGAGGCCATGTACATGGTGGCAAGTTTGATGGGTTTTTTCCGTGGCGCATGGTGTTTGATCatcttattttttcttttcatgacCGTCATGGTTTCTTGGCACTATGGCACTGTAAAGAAATATGAGTTTGACGTAGAGAACAAGGTGTCTATTGAGTGGCTAACAGATTATAGCCCTGGTCTTGGAGTTTCCCGGGTACCTGGCATTGGCTTCATATACTCCGACATTGAACTGGGAATCCCTGCTTTTTTTTCCCACTTCATCACAAACCTCCCTGCCTACCACCAGGTGCTGATTTTCGTCTCTCTTAGGAGTTCACCGATACCTCACATTTCTGAAAACAGGAGGTACCTTATAGGCAGGGTCGGTCCCAGAGAATACAAGATCTATCGTTGCATAGTCCAGTATGGATACTGCGATAACGTTCGAGATACAGATGATTTTGAGAACCAGATAATCCGCTCGATCGGTGAATTTATCACGAGGGAGAATTATGATTATGAAGCTTTGGCTTCTTCTGAAGGAAAGATGATGGATATTGGAAGTCCAATGGAGGATGGTATTGCACTGATCCCGTTTAAAGACAATGTCTCAAATTTCAATTCACGAGATCTTGTTTCGAGTGAATCTCGGAGGAATCTGTTGGATATTCCATCAGGAAGTGGTCATCCTCCGTCCCAGAAAAAGAAAGTTCGATTCACGATGCCTCCAAAAAGCCCTGAAATGCAAGCATCTGTGAGACAGGAACTTGAAGACATCATAGATGCAAGGGAGGGTGGCACAGCTTATATCTTAGGACAATCACATCTGATAGCAAGCCAGGGCTCAAATTTTGTCAAGAAATTCTTGATCATGGTTTATGTGTTTCTCGACAAGAATAGTCGAGAACCTCCGGTCGAGTTGAATATACCAAATGCTGCTCTTTTAGAGGTTGGTACAGTTTATTCTATATGA
- the LOC140991555 gene encoding potassium transporter 2-like isoform X2 produces the protein MKKTQAKETWKHTILLAFQSLGVVYGRLSTAPLYVFGSIESKDIQSQNEIHELFSFIFWTLTIIPLMKYAFIVLRADDDGEGGPFSLYSLLCRHAKVGLIPCNKTSSKIDDNEAENPSLIKLESKARRAIEKHKSTHYLLLFVALLGACMIISDAALTPAISVLSATSGLGRSLAKILVKFASSDETKDHLTKALKKYVPMPVACAILVCLFTLQRHGTDKIGRIFAPVVITWILFISCFGMYNIIQCDSQILHAISPIYMLRFIKKINIKHWKLLSSIVLCIAGSEAMFADLGHFSKRSIKVTFVCIVYPALLLTYAGQAAYISRHFGADDVFHLSESIPNRILQHAFAVLSIFASAIGSQATITAGFSIINQCQALDCFPRVKVVHTSEKIHGQVYVPDMNWIFMVLSIAITIGLHDISQLGKATGLAVTAGMLVTTFLMSLVITLYWEKNLSISACFLLFFGSIEAMYMVASLMGFFRGAWCLIILFFLFMTVMVSWHYGTVKKYEFDVENKVSIEWLTDYSPGLGVSRVPGIGFIYSDIELGIPAFFSHFITNLPAYHQVLIFVSLRSSPIPHISENRRYLIGRVGPREYKIYRCIVQYGYCDNVRDTDDFENQIIRSIGEFITRENYDYEALASSEGKMMDIGSPMEDGIALIPFKDNVSNFNSRDLVSSESRRNLLDIPSGSGHPPSQKKKVRFTMPPKSPEMQASVRQELEDIIDAREGGTAYILGQSHLIASQGSNFVKKFLIMVYVFLDKNSREPPVELNIPNAALLEVGTVYSI, from the exons AAAGAAACTTGGAAGCATACAATACTTTTGGCATTTCAAAGCCTTGGAGTGGTATATGGTCGCTTGAGCACTGCTCCCTTATATGTATTTGGATCGATAGAGTCAAAGGACATTCAATCCCAAAATGAGATACATGAGCTATTCTCATTTATTTTCTGGACTTTAACCATCATTCCCTTGATGAAATATGCTTTTATTGTACTGAGAGCTGATGATGATGGAGAAG GTGGTCCATTTTCTTTATATTCCCTACTCTGTAGACATGCCAAGGTGGGGCTAATACCATGTAATAAAACATCAAGCAAGATTGATGATAATGAAGCAGAAAATCCATCTCTGATCAAACTGGAATCCAAAGCTAGAAGAGCTATAGAAAAACATAAAAGCACACATTATTTACTGTTATTTGTGGCTTTGCTTGGGGCATGCATGATTATTAGTGATGCAGCTCTTACCCCAGCAATTTCTG TACTGTCAGCCACATCAGGTCTTGGAAGATCACTCGCAAAAATTTTAGTTAAAT TTGCATCTTCAGATGAAACAAAAGATCACCTGACAAAGGccttgaagaaat ATGTCCCGATGCCTGTAGCATGTGCCATTTTGGTCTGCCTTTTTACTTTGCAGCGCCATGGGACCGACAAAATTGGACGTATATTTGCCCCAGTTGTCATTACATGGATTTTGTTCATCAGTTGCTTTGGCATGTACAACATTATTCAGTGCGACAGTCAAATTCTTCATGCAATTTCGCCAATATACATGCTCAGGTTCATCAAGAAAATTAACATCAAACACTGGAAACTACTAAGCAGCATAGTCTTATGCATTGCAG GATCAGAAGCAATGTTTGCAGATTTAGGCCATTTTTCCAAGAGATCTATTAAG GTTACATTTGTCTGCATTGTGTATCCAGCTCTTTTGCTAACTTATGCTGGACAGGCTGCATACATCTCCAGACATTTTGGAGCCGATGACGTTTTTCATCTCAGTGAATCTATACCTAACA GGATTCTCCAGCATGCATTTGCAGTGTTATCGATATTTGCTTCGGCAATAGGAAGCCAAGCAACCATTACAGCAGGGTTCTCCATCATAAACCAGTGCCAGGCACTTGACTGTTTTCCTAGAGTTAAAGTTGTCCATACATCAGAAAAAATACATGGACAGGTTTATGTTCCAGATATGAACTGGATTTTTATGGTTTTGAGCATAGCAATCACCATTGGATTGCACGATATCTCACAACTTGGAAAAGCAACAG GTTTGGCTGTTACTGCCGGGATGCTAGTAACGACTTTTTTAATGTCTCTTGTAATCACATTGTACTGGGAGAAGAACCTGTCCATATCAGCTTGTTTTTTGCTTTTCTTTGGTTCTATTGAGGCCATGTACATGGTGGCAAGTTTGATGGGTTTTTTCCGTGGCGCATGGTGTTTGATCatcttattttttcttttcatgacCGTCATGGTTTCTTGGCACTATGGCACTGTAAAGAAATATGAGTTTGACGTAGAGAACAAGGTGTCTATTGAGTGGCTAACAGATTATAGCCCTGGTCTTGGAGTTTCCCGGGTACCTGGCATTGGCTTCATATACTCCGACATTGAACTGGGAATCCCTGCTTTTTTTTCCCACTTCATCACAAACCTCCCTGCCTACCACCAGGTGCTGATTTTCGTCTCTCTTAGGAGTTCACCGATACCTCACATTTCTGAAAACAGGAGGTACCTTATAGGCAGGGTCGGTCCCAGAGAATACAAGATCTATCGTTGCATAGTCCAGTATGGATACTGCGATAACGTTCGAGATACAGATGATTTTGAGAACCAGATAATCCGCTCGATCGGTGAATTTATCACGAGGGAGAATTATGATTATGAAGCTTTGGCTTCTTCTGAAGGAAAGATGATGGATATTGGAAGTCCAATGGAGGATGGTATTGCACTGATCCCGTTTAAAGACAATGTCTCAAATTTCAATTCACGAGATCTTGTTTCGAGTGAATCTCGGAGGAATCTGTTGGATATTCCATCAGGAAGTGGTCATCCTCCGTCCCAGAAAAAGAAAGTTCGATTCACGATGCCTCCAAAAAGCCCTGAAATGCAAGCATCTGTGAGACAGGAACTTGAAGACATCATAGATGCAAGGGAGGGTGGCACAGCTTATATCTTAGGACAATCACATCTGATAGCAAGCCAGGGCTCAAATTTTGTCAAGAAATTCTTGATCATGGTTTATGTGTTTCTCGACAAGAATAGTCGAGAACCTCCGGTCGAGTTGAATATACCAAATGCTGCTCTTTTAGAGGTTGGTACAGTTTATTCTATATGA
- the LOC140991555 gene encoding potassium transporter 2-like isoform X3: MKETWKHTILLAFQSLGVVYGRLSTAPLYVFGSIESKDIQSQNEIHELFSFIFWTLTIIPLMKYAFIVLRADDDGEGGPFSLYSLLCRHAKVGLIPCNKTSSKIDDNEAENPSLIKLESKARRAIEKHKSTHYLLLFVALLGACMIISDAALTPAISVLSATSGLGRSLAKILVKFASSDETKDHLTKALKKYVPMPVACAILVCLFTLQRHGTDKIGRIFAPVVITWILFISCFGMYNIIQCDSQILHAISPIYMLRFIKKINIKHWKLLSSIVLCIAGSEAMFADLGHFSKRSIKVTFVCIVYPALLLTYAGQAAYISRHFGADDVFHLSESIPNRILQHAFAVLSIFASAIGSQATITAGFSIINQCQALDCFPRVKVVHTSEKIHGQVYVPDMNWIFMVLSIAITIGLHDISQLGKATGLAVTAGMLVTTFLMSLVITLYWEKNLSISACFLLFFGSIEAMYMVASLMGFFRGAWCLIILFFLFMTVMVSWHYGTVKKYEFDVENKVSIEWLTDYSPGLGVSRVPGIGFIYSDIELGIPAFFSHFITNLPAYHQVLIFVSLRSSPIPHISENRRYLIGRVGPREYKIYRCIVQYGYCDNVRDTDDFENQIIRSIGEFITRENYDYEALASSEGKMMDIGSPMEDGIALIPFKDNVSNFNSRDLVSSESRRNLLDIPSGSGHPPSQKKKVRFTMPPKSPEMQASVRQELEDIIDAREGGTAYILGQSHLIASQGSNFVKKFLIMVYVFLDKNSREPPVELNIPNAALLEVGTVYSI; encoded by the exons AAAGAAACTTGGAAGCATACAATACTTTTGGCATTTCAAAGCCTTGGAGTGGTATATGGTCGCTTGAGCACTGCTCCCTTATATGTATTTGGATCGATAGAGTCAAAGGACATTCAATCCCAAAATGAGATACATGAGCTATTCTCATTTATTTTCTGGACTTTAACCATCATTCCCTTGATGAAATATGCTTTTATTGTACTGAGAGCTGATGATGATGGAGAAG GTGGTCCATTTTCTTTATATTCCCTACTCTGTAGACATGCCAAGGTGGGGCTAATACCATGTAATAAAACATCAAGCAAGATTGATGATAATGAAGCAGAAAATCCATCTCTGATCAAACTGGAATCCAAAGCTAGAAGAGCTATAGAAAAACATAAAAGCACACATTATTTACTGTTATTTGTGGCTTTGCTTGGGGCATGCATGATTATTAGTGATGCAGCTCTTACCCCAGCAATTTCTG TACTGTCAGCCACATCAGGTCTTGGAAGATCACTCGCAAAAATTTTAGTTAAAT TTGCATCTTCAGATGAAACAAAAGATCACCTGACAAAGGccttgaagaaat ATGTCCCGATGCCTGTAGCATGTGCCATTTTGGTCTGCCTTTTTACTTTGCAGCGCCATGGGACCGACAAAATTGGACGTATATTTGCCCCAGTTGTCATTACATGGATTTTGTTCATCAGTTGCTTTGGCATGTACAACATTATTCAGTGCGACAGTCAAATTCTTCATGCAATTTCGCCAATATACATGCTCAGGTTCATCAAGAAAATTAACATCAAACACTGGAAACTACTAAGCAGCATAGTCTTATGCATTGCAG GATCAGAAGCAATGTTTGCAGATTTAGGCCATTTTTCCAAGAGATCTATTAAG GTTACATTTGTCTGCATTGTGTATCCAGCTCTTTTGCTAACTTATGCTGGACAGGCTGCATACATCTCCAGACATTTTGGAGCCGATGACGTTTTTCATCTCAGTGAATCTATACCTAACA GGATTCTCCAGCATGCATTTGCAGTGTTATCGATATTTGCTTCGGCAATAGGAAGCCAAGCAACCATTACAGCAGGGTTCTCCATCATAAACCAGTGCCAGGCACTTGACTGTTTTCCTAGAGTTAAAGTTGTCCATACATCAGAAAAAATACATGGACAGGTTTATGTTCCAGATATGAACTGGATTTTTATGGTTTTGAGCATAGCAATCACCATTGGATTGCACGATATCTCACAACTTGGAAAAGCAACAG GTTTGGCTGTTACTGCCGGGATGCTAGTAACGACTTTTTTAATGTCTCTTGTAATCACATTGTACTGGGAGAAGAACCTGTCCATATCAGCTTGTTTTTTGCTTTTCTTTGGTTCTATTGAGGCCATGTACATGGTGGCAAGTTTGATGGGTTTTTTCCGTGGCGCATGGTGTTTGATCatcttattttttcttttcatgacCGTCATGGTTTCTTGGCACTATGGCACTGTAAAGAAATATGAGTTTGACGTAGAGAACAAGGTGTCTATTGAGTGGCTAACAGATTATAGCCCTGGTCTTGGAGTTTCCCGGGTACCTGGCATTGGCTTCATATACTCCGACATTGAACTGGGAATCCCTGCTTTTTTTTCCCACTTCATCACAAACCTCCCTGCCTACCACCAGGTGCTGATTTTCGTCTCTCTTAGGAGTTCACCGATACCTCACATTTCTGAAAACAGGAGGTACCTTATAGGCAGGGTCGGTCCCAGAGAATACAAGATCTATCGTTGCATAGTCCAGTATGGATACTGCGATAACGTTCGAGATACAGATGATTTTGAGAACCAGATAATCCGCTCGATCGGTGAATTTATCACGAGGGAGAATTATGATTATGAAGCTTTGGCTTCTTCTGAAGGAAAGATGATGGATATTGGAAGTCCAATGGAGGATGGTATTGCACTGATCCCGTTTAAAGACAATGTCTCAAATTTCAATTCACGAGATCTTGTTTCGAGTGAATCTCGGAGGAATCTGTTGGATATTCCATCAGGAAGTGGTCATCCTCCGTCCCAGAAAAAGAAAGTTCGATTCACGATGCCTCCAAAAAGCCCTGAAATGCAAGCATCTGTGAGACAGGAACTTGAAGACATCATAGATGCAAGGGAGGGTGGCACAGCTTATATCTTAGGACAATCACATCTGATAGCAAGCCAGGGCTCAAATTTTGTCAAGAAATTCTTGATCATGGTTTATGTGTTTCTCGACAAGAATAGTCGAGAACCTCCGGTCGAGTTGAATATACCAAATGCTGCTCTTTTAGAGGTTGGTACAGTTTATTCTATATGA